DNA from Mesotoga sp. Brook.08.105.5.1:
GACAAGAAATTCTAGCACCTGCATTGTCGAAATCGGCTCGCGGGAAGGACTCATTCCCTTTTCCGACACACCGCTTCGATGAAGACCCCACGCCTCGATAGCAATGCTTAACACCCTATTAGTAACAGTTCTCTCTTATTTCATGTGGATGGTTTAGACTAAAGATAAGAAGTAGACGGAGGTGTTACCATGAAGAAGCTTCTCTTTGTGTTGCTAATATGCTTTGTAATAAGCTCGATCAGCCTTGGACAAGGCGCGGCCGGCATCTTGGTGGTCGGCGACCCGGACGGCCAGTACTCAACCATACAGGCAGCAATAGATGACGCGAAGGCCGGAGATACGGTGATGATTCTCCCCGGAACATACAGAGAGGGTCTGACTGTAAGCAAGGAGATCAAGCTTATAGGGTCGTCCAGAGACGAGGTTATAATAACACCCGAAGAAGGAAAGGATCTCGGGATATTTGTCAGGGGCGCTGCAAATTTCTCGATCGAGAGCATCACTGTCATTTCGAGCGGCGCGGCAATCAACGTATCGAGATCCTCGGGCAAGATAGTAGACTCCTTCATTGCGGGCGGAAGATTCGGAATCTCTTTCAGCGGCACCGGAATGACCCTTGAAGTAATCGACTCACATATAACCTGCTATCTCGGAATGGACAATGAAGATCATCTCGAAACCAGACTCGCAGGAATCTACGCATATGGCAGCGCAACAGTGATTGCAGAGAACTCCGTATTCGAAAGAAACGGAGTAGGGATGAGCCTAACCAACGATATCAAGTACCAGATCCAGAACTGTACATTCACAGGAAACACGATAGGAGTTTCGCTCGGTGGAGACGCAACCGGTTCTCTTGTGGGAAACATAGTCACGAAAAACGTCGAAAACGGAATACTGATAAACTCATCTTCCACAACCACACTCAAAGACAACCTCTTCTACGACAACATCTGGCACGGACTCGATCTTTACCTCAACAGATGTACCGAGTGCGAGTGTGGGGGCGAAGAATTCAACGGCACGGTCGTTGGATCGGGGAATGTATTCAAGTCCGAAGACGAGATCTGCCCGATCGACTACTGGGACGAAACCTTCTACAGTTTCGACGAGGATCTGGGAAAGAGCGAGGACGAAGACTGAACCCGACAAACCCCCAGGACATCGGCAATGCTTACGACGCTTTCAAAGCACTCAAAATAAGACCCCGGATCTACTCAAAGAGATTGCATAAGTGACCACTGTGGTGGTACGTCTGTTTTTCTTTTCATTTTTCCCCTTGTTTAGCTGCTTTCAGATTCGTTGCTGTCAAAGTTGAGTTACTGGCGAAATAAAGACCATCGGCGTACTGCCTCTTTCGCTTCTCGAATCTTGAATGTCCCCTATTTGCCAACTCTCAGTTAGAAGGTGATGGTCGAATTGGCAATAGTCCAGCTCTTGTTCCAGAATGTGTAACTTACGTCTGGAATCCCGTCACAGAGGTCCTTCAACCAGCCTGCCATGTGCACTCCGCCATTTACGTCGAACCCTGCCGTAACTTTGTAGCCTACCTGTGTTGTGCTTCCAGCCGAGGCAATGGTTTCACCTTTCAACCACGGAACAAACTGGACAAAAGGACCGGCGATATAGTAGACATATGCCGATAGAGTTAGCGGGATAGAGCCTTTGGCCCAGGCATTCACTTTTGCGTTCGCGTCGAATTGGAGGCCAGAGTAGTTTGCCGAGTACGAAACGCTCTTGCTCCAACCGTTCTGATACGTGACCGTTAGCATTGTGTTTGCCGAGAGTGTTGTCGACGCATTGAAGCCTATTACACCGGAAATACCAGCTTCAGCGTTCGCATCGAACTTGACTTCCATGACGAGTGTTACCGGAACACAAGATACCCAGAAGGTTATCCACTTGGTCTTGGTTGTTATGTTCTTTGTCCAATTCTTTGTGATCGTCGCTCCGGATGAGACCTCAATGAACGGCGTCAATGAAGGGCTTAAGCTTACAGTCGTCTGGAATTTCTTCAAGACGTATTTGTATTTCCACCAGCTGACTTTCTTCCATTCGTGCTCCCACAGAAGTGATGCGCCGAATGTTAAGCTGACGGTCAATCCGGGCTCGACTGTCAAGGTTTGGTACGAGAACTCGTTCGAGAATGTATGGGAAACATAGAAGCTCCACGAACCGGAATAATCTTCTTTGAAGTCATAAGGTTTCGGTTCGGTCAACGACCGAGTTTTCAAACTCTTGAAAACAACGGTGAAGGCAGCATAATCTCTCAGCTTCTCCATAAGATCTTCGTTGTCGGATTTTACTAGGTTGCTTGGCGAACCGCCTCCGGTAGTGGTCTCTTCCTTAATGGTAACCGTATTTTTGTCGTAGGTAAGACTTGCCTTGAACTTCGTGCCCCCACCCAGATCTATTGACCAATCTTTTAGAGGTTTGTCGCCGTGAGGGGATAGTAACTCGAAGATCTCCGATCCCTCCGGAAGAACGATTATAGTTGTCTTTGTAGTAACGAGCGAGTTCTTGGAGGAGCCTAGGAAGGCAGTTTCAAATGCTTTACCGTCTATCAGGTCTTCGAAGTACTTGAGCATTATCTTCTCTTCAGAGAAATTCTTGCTCGAGAACTCGTAACTTCCCGGGAACTCCTTCGATTGCTTGATTAGCCCGCTTACCTTCATAGTAATAACACTCTTGTAGTTGCCACTCTTATCGACCGATATGTCTATGTCTCTGTCTCCAAAGTTAGGTACGGATGCGTAGAGAAAGAAGTAGCCCTTGGAGATTTCGTCATAGAAGTTACTGAAAACCTCTTCACGCACTTCGCGATCGGAAAGGGCTTCACTGTGCTTAATGTATACTTTTGCCAGATCAGAGGATGGGACATATTCAGTACGGGTAATTACCGCGTTACCACCTGGTTCGATTACGATTTTGTCCTCTACCGTACGCTTGAACTGAGTAGAAAAGACCAATACCGATGACAAAACGATTACCGCAATCAGGATCTTTCTGAACATGCTTACACCTCCTTTGAAGTCATACGTCTGAGTATAGCACCAAGGGTTAGTCGGTTTTTCCGGTTTGCAAGAGAGGTGATTCACCGTGGGTGGTCATACAAGAGAGGTGGTTTTCGCAAGGGGATTGAAGATCGTAACTGAACAAACAAAAGCTAAGGAAAGATGACTGCAAAAGGGTGAATTTCGCCGAAATTGAGGAAGACGGAAACGGCTGAGCCGCCCTCATCGTTGTCCGTCAATATGCGTGAGAAATCCGGGCCACCAGCTCTGTACCTCCCGAGTATCTTGAGTACCTTGAGTGTAAGCCAGCGAGAAGGTTCCTTTTTTTGACCGAAATCCCAGTTCTTCCAGGCCATCCAGACTGATTCGGGTATGAATCTCCCAGAAGAGGTACGTTTTGACTCCACTATTTCTATCATTTCATTGATGCGATGGTCATTAACTTTTGTGGATGACCTTGAGACAACATCGAGTACATGGAGTATATCGAACCAGACTTCCGGACACTTCAACTTCGAGAAGTCGGTACCCATGTAGAATATGTATGGATGATAATCTATTCTCCTTTCCCAGAGCGAAAGAAGAGACTCCACACCGAGTGAGACATTACTGCTTTTTCTGAACTCGGGGATTTCGAGAAGGAGCTTTGTCATTATGAGAGTGGCGTAGGGACAAGGATCTTCCTTTCTTCCAGGTCCGCGAAAGCTTCCGAGTTCTGGTGATGCGGCACATGGCCAGCCGTTGTCTCTTACCAGTTTTGCAAGGTATTCTACAGCCATCAGCACTCGTGCATCCTCTTGAAATCCCATTCTTGCTAGCGAATAAAGTGTTACCGGAGCATCACAAAGCGCCCATGCAAACTGATCCGTTCCCAAACCGCCGAATTTCGAAGGGATATTCATGAGGACCTGGAAAGGACCTTGCGGAGAGCGATGCCGAAATATCTTCCCGATAATTTCTCCAACTCCAGGAGCATCGTTTCTTATCCCAAGATCGGCTAGAAATGTCAATTTGTGAATCAAATGTCCGGCATTCTTGTGGCTAGTTAGGACAGAGCCTGGCCAGTCTTGTAGCTCGGCGATCAACGATTTTATCTCCGGACAGTGGAGCATTCTCTTTCGTGATTCAATGACATCTTCGTTCTCTTTATCCTTAATAAGGAGATCCAGTCTGGTCTTGTACTCAACCCATGCAGAACCTTCAAGGAGCCATTCTATAGTCTCTTCCATGATTCGCCTCCAAAAAATGGCAAGAGCCTTCTTGGCATACTCTGATCTAGATCTTAGCACTGAAAGTGACAGATACAAGTGAATGGGCACCTATAATCGTTATCCGGAAAGCGAAAGAGAGATGTTCTCTACGGAAACGGTCTTTCTTGCGCGAAGTTGTGATAAAATCACGATAGCAGATGGAGTCAAGATTTTACCAGATACCTGTAAACAGGAGGGGTGATCATTATGTCAAGAACGGTATTGATGCTCGCCGGTGTTGTGGTACTGGTCATGGCTCTGCTAGCTTCACTAAACATCTCGACCGTTGTAGAGCCCGTCTGGCACGTCATCTTCAAGTGGATCGGCGGCGCCGCAATGATCCTTGTCGCTTATATGGACAAGGGCAAGAAGACCTAGCTGTTCTCAGTCGATTGCCGGCCCGGGGAGTATTCTCCGGGCTGATTATTCTTCGCGTTCGATTCCGCAGTAATTCGGAAGTCAGACAACAAGCGTTTCAACTCCTCAATTTCAATGTTTTCAGGATTTCCGAGGCTGTCTGCAAAGTACTGTTGGGTACATCATAACGGTCACCCTCACTATCGCTCTCGTCGACAAAGAACTCAGGCATCAGATTGTGCTTGGAGTTGATGCCTCATACTTCGTCGGATTTTGTTTCAAGCTGCAGTTAGTGCGCTATCGTATTACTGTCTGGTGGGATCGTTGTTTTTCTCTTCAAGCGCTTCGATCAGCCTTCTTATTTCGGGGGAGTCGACTGCCGACTCTTCAACGATTGAAAGCATCTCTTCGATGACAGGATTTAATCTCAGGCCAGCAATATGTTCCGATCCTTTGTTCACTTTGTTTGCTTCGGCTTCGATGGTTTCAACGACCATTTTCTTGAGAGATATAGAAGTTGCTCGAAGCGAGTTTCTGATGATCTTTACAATTTCCACTCGCAGTACCGGATTAGTCAGCCACCCGTTGTCTAGAATGACCCCGATACGGTAGTCGTCCGAGCATGATGGATCTTCCGATATGGCGTACAACAGGATTCTCCACAAGATGGGAGCTTTAGATCTCCGCCACCATTCGTAATAGAACTCCCTGCTCTTGTCATCGGTTTTTATAAGGAAGAGGATAGTGTCTCTCATCATATCTATGAATATGTGGAGCCATTCGGGCCCCGCCTCTCCTTCGCTCTCCTCGATTACTTTCCTAGCGCCGCATATGCTGTCGTGCTCTCTCAAGGTACTGTTCAAAACAGACATGTCGGCGACCGCTTTCATAAGCTGGGAGGTAAGGATCGACAGTATGTCTTCATAAAGGATGGCGAGGTTCGGTTCGAGCAGTTCCGACCAGAGCCTCTTCAGGCAATCAGTCGTTACAAGGGGTTCAAGGTCGTATTGTCTGTGGAAGAGAGAAAGCGTCGCCTCTCTTCCCGTCTGGGATAAAGAAAAGAAGTTCTGAATTGTCTTCGTTATTATCCAGGGACTTTCAGTTATTTCGACCTTCTTCAGAGCTTCGAGCATAGCTTGATCGGGTGTGTCGCGTTTGTGCCAGTTGTTGAGAATCAGGTTGAGCCATTCCGCCAGACAGTCGCCCGGTTTCTCTATCTCATTATTAGCGAGATACTGGACGATTGAGGAGACCAGATATGGGTGCAGCAGAGAGTTTCTTGAGACCAGAAAGGTAAGGTGCTCCTGATCTGAACTTTCGAAGGCTGTCTTAACGAACCAGTCGGCAAGGTTTCTCTCAATCTCGTCAAGTGGGCCGTCTTCATTGAAGAGGCTGTCGAGAAGTCCCCTTGAATCGAGCCACCGCACCCAGTCGAAGTCATTTGCAAAACGGCAGAAGACCCTCGTGAGATCCTCACGATTGAGGCAGTATGTCAGGTAGCTGTCTGCTTTCCTATCTTGGCCGGGCTTCTTGGATGCGAACCTGCCGATTCTCTCGGTATGACAGTTCAGGTCAGAACTTGCGAGAGAGGTCCACTTCTCGAGTGCCTTTTGAAGCTCGAGATGGGCAGTTGCTTCTTCGGGCACGAGTGGGTATGAAACGGGGATTACGTTGATTTCCTTCCATCTCTCTGCATCGCTAGCGCTGACGAGAGCGTATCTGTTTGACTGCCTTATGTCCAAACCTCTGGCCAGATAATCGACAATGGTGTCCCTGTGACTGTAACCTATAAACAAAATCGTGTAGTCGGAGAGATAGAGATCGCGCAAGAAGTCTCTAGCCCAGCCCTCTGTGAGATATGCCCTTCCGAAGTCTCTGTTGGTAACTACCAACCATCTTGCGTCCTGCTCTACGTTTCCGTGCAAATAGACGATTCCCCTGAAATCGTCGCCTCTTGGAAGTGCGGGAGCTCTGAAGGTTTCAAAACCCGCATATCTATCTTTGTATTCCCTGATGGTTGTGAGAAAGTGAGCATCGTAGTTGGTCGTAACGATCTTCAGGTCGTGAGGCCCTTTGAATAGAAGTGGGATCAGCCTGTGAAGCTCCGATGGCTTGGAACTCTCTTCACTCATGATCTGCCTGACGATTTCGTGGACGCCCTCTTCTTCCCGTTTCGGGTTCAGGCTTCCGAGAAAGACGTCGGGCGGCTGGACTCTCTGCTGCCTCGCGTAATACTTCTGCTTGTATCGCTTCGCGACGGCTTTCGCAAGGTCAACAAAGCCGGGAATGTTCGAGGGGGAGGCCATCGAAACGCCGGCTCCAGCAAAGACGACGAGCCTGCCTTCCTCCTGGGCCCTGATAAGCTCGGTGGGGACGTTCACATTATCTGTTATGAACATGATCTTTCCCTCTTTCTTCCACGATGTGATCGACTTTTCAAAGGCGCGGAATCTGCCTCCACAAGACATCTCTATGATGCAATGATACTACTTCTCAGCTGACTGCGTTTCATATGTGGCTTCTGAGAAGAAGCCTTGCTCTGAAGCTGACGAAGAAGGCAGTCCTGCCTAAGCCGCTCGAAAAGAGAGTACGCATCGCCGGAGGGCCCATAGAGTTACAGCGGAGGCTTCCGATTTTGAGGCGGGCCAAAACAATAAAGAGTAATAGGATTCCCGACAGGGTCTCCATGCATATGAGCAAAAACACCTTGTCCAAACGTTAGGGTGGGATGCCGACGACTTAATTTGACAAACGCCTTAGCCGAACTCGAATAAAAAGCTTTCCCCATTCCCCAGTTCGACAAAAGCACTGTTGCACTGCTGGGCAATTCTGGGCACAATGAACGTTCCCATGAAGATAATCCTCATCTGTCAGTGGCCAACGGTTTGCCGGGGAAAGGGCCTCAGAAGTGCGGGAAGCTTTCGAAAGTTAATGAGAGTATGCGTTATGGTCACATATATGCGAAATTACTAATATGGATTCTAAATATACTTTGTTTTTCCTTGGTAGATCTGGCATTCAACACATAATGTAACTTTTGCGGCAATGAGTCGGATTGAAATGCTTTGTCGAAGTCCCTTCAGAGAGTCATCAATGCAAGCAATCTCACTAAAAAATTCTCCAGAGGCGGATTATGAGATCAGTGTCTAAAAGTATACAGTTCATCGATGAGAAATGATATGAAATGACCATGAAATCTCAATTTCTAAACCCTTGGAGTTCGAGTGCTTTTCATTCCGC
Protein-coding regions in this window:
- a CDS encoding SIR2 family protein, coding for MFITDNVNVPTELIRAQEEGRLVVFAGAGVSMASPSNIPGFVDLAKAVAKRYKQKYYARQQRVQPPDVFLGSLNPKREEEGVHEIVRQIMSEESSKPSELHRLIPLLFKGPHDLKIVTTNYDAHFLTTIREYKDRYAGFETFRAPALPRGDDFRGIVYLHGNVEQDARWLVVTNRDFGRAYLTEGWARDFLRDLYLSDYTILFIGYSHRDTIVDYLARGLDIRQSNRYALVSASDAERWKEINVIPVSYPLVPEEATAHLELQKALEKWTSLASSDLNCHTERIGRFASKKPGQDRKADSYLTYCLNREDLTRVFCRFANDFDWVRWLDSRGLLDSLFNEDGPLDEIERNLADWFVKTAFESSDQEHLTFLVSRNSLLHPYLVSSIVQYLANNEIEKPGDCLAEWLNLILNNWHKRDTPDQAMLEALKKVEITESPWIITKTIQNFFSLSQTGREATLSLFHRQYDLEPLVTTDCLKRLWSELLEPNLAILYEDILSILTSQLMKAVADMSVLNSTLREHDSICGARKVIEESEGEAGPEWLHIFIDMMRDTILFLIKTDDKSREFYYEWWRRSKAPILWRILLYAISEDPSCSDDYRIGVILDNGWLTNPVLRVEIVKIIRNSLRATSISLKKMVVETIEAEANKVNKGSEHIAGLRLNPVIEEMLSIVEESAVDSPEIRRLIEALEEKNNDPTRQ
- a CDS encoding right-handed parallel beta-helix repeat-containing protein, translated to MKKLLFVLLICFVISSISLGQGAAGILVVGDPDGQYSTIQAAIDDAKAGDTVMILPGTYREGLTVSKEIKLIGSSRDEVIITPEEGKDLGIFVRGAANFSIESITVISSGAAINVSRSSGKIVDSFIAGGRFGISFSGTGMTLEVIDSHITCYLGMDNEDHLETRLAGIYAYGSATVIAENSVFERNGVGMSLTNDIKYQIQNCTFTGNTIGVSLGGDATGSLVGNIVTKNVENGILINSSSTTTLKDNLFYDNIWHGLDLYLNRCTECECGGEEFNGTVVGSGNVFKSEDEICPIDYWDETFYSFDEDLGKSEDED